The following are encoded together in the Glycine soja cultivar W05 chromosome 5, ASM419377v2, whole genome shotgun sequence genome:
- the LOC114411974 gene encoding uncharacterized protein LOC114411974 has protein sequence MPSLLSALYLILSAYLIPLCLSHPNTCRSYCGNITIDYPFALQYGCGHPGFRDLLFCMNDVLMFHVSSGSYRVLEIDYAYQALTLHEPHMSTCDNLVLGTRGNGFSVEPWRAPYMNPAADNVFMLIACSPRSPLFQGFPGKHLPCRNVSGMGCEDYYACPAWEMLGHKRLGSASFFGSGPPECCAVPYEAIRGINLTKLECEGYSSAYSVAPLKVDGPGGWSYGIRVRYSVQGNDEFCGACEATAGTCGYGSDGIRQVCMCGDFNSTSNCDSVGVSSGARVICTRVKIFSGLLTYVLAWVTTNQISKVWYIM, from the exons ATGCCCTCATTACTCTCCGCACTGTACCTCATTCTCTCAGCATACTTAATCCCTTTATGTTTGAGCCACCCCAACACATGCCGCTCATATTGCGGCAACATAACCATCGACTACCCGTTCGCACTCCAATACGGTTGCGGCCACCCCGGCTTCCGCGACCTCCTCTTCTGCATGAACGACGTTCTCATGTTCCACGTGAGCTCCGGCTCCTACAGGGTCCTCGAGATCGACTACGCCTACCAGGCCCTCACGCTCCACGAGCCCCACATGTCCACCTGCGACAACCTCGTCCTCGGAACCCGCGGCAACGGCTTCTCCGTCGAGCCCTGGCGCGCGCCATACATGAACCCTGCCGCCGACAACGTCTTCATGCTCATCGCCTGCTCCCCACGATCCCCCTTGTTCCAG GGCTTCCCCGGGAAGCACCTCCCCTGCCGCAACGTCTCTGGCATGGGCTGCGAGGACTACTACGCCTGCCCGGCCTGGGAGATGTTGGGCCACAAGAGATTGGGCTCAGCCTCGTTCTTTGGGTCAGGCCCACCCGAGTGCTGTGCTGTTCCGTACGAGGCTATTAGGGGGATTAACCTTACGAAGCTTGAGTGCGAAGGGTATAGCAGTGCCTATAGTGTGGCTCCGCTGAAAGTTGATGGGCCTGGTGGGTGGTCCTATGGGATCCGCGTCAGGTATTCCGTGCAAGGGAATGATGAGTTCTGTGGGGCGTGTGAGGCCACTGCTGGCACGTGTGGATATGGCTCCGATGGGATTAGACAGGTCTGCATGTGTGGAGACTTCAATTCCACGTCAAATTGTGATTCTG TTGGCGTATCGTCAGGAGCAAGGGTTATATGTACGAgggtaaaaatattttcag GATTATTGACGTATGTGCTAGCGTGGGTGACAACCAACCAGATTTCAAAAGTGTGGTATATTATGTGA